The following coding sequences lie in one Cryptococcus tetragattii IND107 chromosome 7, whole genome shotgun sequence genomic window:
- a CDS encoding 60S ribosomal protein uL10, which produces MGATRANKELYFEKLRALIEKYPSIFVVNIDNVSSQQCHMIRQALRGKGVVLMGKNTMVRRAIRTILPEFPQFEKLMPFVKGNVGFVFTSGDLKDVREIIIANKVAAPARAGAFAPNDVYVPAGNTGMEPGKTSFFQALGIPTKIARGTIEIVSDVQVVAAGSKVGPSEATLLNMLNISPFTYGMTVVQVYDNGAVFPSSILDIEEKTLVDQFVSGIKTVAAISLATGIPTIASVMHSLVNSYKNILNISLATDYEFEGSAKIKEYLANPEAFAVAAAPAAAAEASSEAAPAAAKEEEKEESDDDMGFGLFD; this is translated from the exons ATGGGTGCCACTCGTGCTAACAAGGAACTTTACTTCGAGAAGCTTAGGGCTCTCATCGAGAAGTACC cctccatcttcgtcgtcaACATTGACAACGTCTCTTCTCAGCAATGTCACATGATCCGACAGGCTCTCCGTGGCAAGGGTGTTGTCCTTATGGGCAAGAACACCATGGTCCGACGTGCCATCCGAACCATCCTCCCCGAGTTCCCCCAGTTTGAGAAGCTCATGCCTTTCGTCAAGGGAAACGTTGGTTTCGTCTTCACCTCTGGTGACCTCAAGGACGTCCGAGagatcatcatcgccaacAAGGTTGCCGCCCCCGCCCGTGCCGGTGCCTTTGCCCCCAACGACGTCTACGTCCCCGCCGGTAACACTGGTATGGAGCCCGGAAAgacctctttcttccaggCCCTTGGTATCCCCACCAAGATTGCCCGTGGTACCATTGAAATCGTCTCTGACGTTCAGGTCGTTGCCGCCGGTAGCAAGGTCGGCCCCTCTGAGGCTACTTTGTTGAACATGCTCAacatctctcccttcacCTACGGTATGACCGTCGTCCAGGTCTACGACAACGGTGCCgtcttcccctcttctaTCCTTGAcattgaggagaagaccCTTGTTGACCAGTTCGTCTCTGGTATCAAGACTGTTGCCGCCATCTCTTTGGCTACTGGTATCCCCACCATTGCCTCCGTCATGCACTCTCTTGTCAACTCTTACAAGAACAtcctcaacatctctcTCGCTACCGACTACGAGTTTGAGGGTTCTGCCAAG ATCAAGGAGTACCTTGCCAACCCCGAGGCCTTTGCCGTCGCTGCTGCCCCTGCCGCCGCTGCTGAGGCTTCTTCCGAGGCTGCCCCCGCTGCcgccaaggaggaggagaaggaggagtcTGACGACGACATG GGCTTCGGTCTCTTCGACTAA
- a CDS encoding 3-ketodihydrosphingosine reductase TSC10, with translation MPTPLTLLLSAIAIIVTYFTMPFWPFRKSNYDPRGKHCYITGGSSGLGKALAERLVKQGAHVTIVGRDTKKAAGVVEELKTIAAPGQIIQCISADLTSPTASTEAIHAACKPHADQAPDYVYLCAGFSQPKLFIETTKQELKDGLDGVYWVSAYTAHEACQMMTKQRRIGKIIFVASFLSYVSFAGYSSYSPAKYALRGLSDALRSEMLLHNIDIHIFLPCGITGPGFDAENRTKPAVTKKIEEGDTPIAPEVCAAALESGLKKGYYQITDNLVTEPIRLRSNGGVPTNNFLLDTLWLIIGSVGVPIWRMTADSTVRSFRPKVEKELQAKGYYVS, from the exons ATGCCCACCCCATTAACGCTCCTCTTATCGGCAATTGCAATAATAGTCACCTACTTCACGATGCCATTTTGGCCATTTCGGAAATCAAACTACGACCCTCGAGGGAAACACTGTTACATCACAGGCGGCTCGTCAGGCTTGGGCAAGGCTCTTGCTGAGCGGCTGGTGAAGCAAGGAGCCCATGTTACGATTGTCGGGAGAGATACTAAAAAGGCGGCGGGTGTAGTTGAGGAGCTCAAG ACCATCGCAGCACCCGGCCAGATCATCCAATGCATCTCCGCAGACCTTACATCACCTACCGCCTCTACCGAGGCTATACACGCTGCATGCAAACCACACGCGGACCAAGCGCCTGACTACGTCTACCTCTGTGCTGGATTCTCTCAACCGAAACTGTTCATCGAAACGACAAAGCAAGAGCTGAAAGATGGGCTTGATGGTGTGTACTGGGTATCAGCTTATACCGCTCAC GAGGCATGTCAGATGATGACCAAGCAACGCCGCATTGGCAAAATTATCTTTGTCGCCAGTTTCCTCTCCTACGTTTCCTTTGCCGGCTACTCATCCTACTCTCCCGCCAAATACGCTCTTCGCGGCCTTTCAGACGCTTTACGTTCAGAAATGTTACTGCATAATATTGATATCCACATCTTCTTACCGTGTGGTATCACTGGCCCTGGGTTCGATGCTGAGAATAGGACAAAGCCGGCTGTgacaaagaagattgaagaaggggataCGCCTATTGCGCCAGAAGTATGCGCGGCGGCTTTGGAAAGCG gcttgaagaagggttaTTACCAAATCACAGACAACTTGGTCACCGAACCTATTCGCTTACGTTCTAACGGTGGTGTGCCGACCAATAATTTCTTACTCGATACACTCTGGCTTATCATTGGGTCTGTCGGTGTACCCATCTGGCGAATGACAGCCGACTCTACTGTGAGATCTTTCAGGCcaaaagtggagaaagagcTTCAGGCGAAGGGGTACTACGTGTCATGA
- a CDS encoding pH-response regulator protein palA/RIM20 yields MSNFLPIPTKTATPLPSFAKHLLDYISAHFRDAHPEAFRKDVDVLVGMRKDWVEAKLEAHPEIIRAFMRYHAQLAFLSTKFPSDINLPFAYYLPFPTTFSLSPDAPISLSSLTFERACVLFNMAALYASMAAAERRAEAEGIKRALGYLTAAAGVLEYLITSVLPTLRSELSSPQAAGYDMTESFLGTLKEFVLAEAQECYWQQAVLQGTYKNGLIGKLSMKVSDYYKAALTSMNGTDYPSSSYFPSNWTAHINVKQMHFEAAAQFRLSQEDLEKSRYGEEIGRLKVAESLAKKGLDAARKGVADSVVSDLKQLQAAIKSSLERAVRDNDLVYVQPIPPANQLAPIVGVGMVKVNILAEVTEPVAWLMDGKAGMEPLFSGLVPYGVHLALSIYDDRKDTLVRDLDGKREELDGLAASTLQSLNLPGSIQALDRPVGLPPSLLKKSEEVISSGGIERIRSLLDEVNRLARANVQSLNEAMDILDQEATENESLIARQPELQQTRQPSHVANQPLVQMAEQYEATIKQAGGSDATVRAKWEEWARLVGILAAGEMEMEDYVPGTTSPSGSLPPSVRPLRASLEELDDHIAHRARLVREARQIAAADDIRPEVLKEATKLAHGGSGDVKPEWFEDLFEKGLEKYVGVKREMNDEVAKQDELLEQIRTQNEGFLSERKDDPIIKERERRLQDMDLAYWKWREMVDNAEEGIKFYNSFAEMLHGFKAACGQFLNTRRIDVGQLSAQFQQQVNVNVSEPQEQPETRYQSPPPQSFQPSPSPSPAHFRPSAPPPFSPSPVISPALSITTRRETPPKTLSFLPHPSSSAWQPASVDFLPPPPPPPILRSGGVQSQPKVAPPVTPSITAIREQVQGSPRRMTRAAAAAAERDEATERNKYSSGGPRRKGGGVV; encoded by the exons ATG TCGAacttccttcccattcccacGAAGACAGCaactccccttccctctttcgccAAACATCTTCTGGATTACATTTCAGCTCACTTCAGAGATGCCCACCCGGAGGCATTTAGGAAAGATGTGGATGTTCTTGTGGGAATGAGGAAAGATTGGGTGGAGGCTAAGCTAGAGGCTCATCCTGAGATCATAAGAGCATTTATGAG GTACCATGCACAGTTGGCATTCCTGTCCACGAAATTCCCTTCCGATATCAACCTTCCCTTTGCCTActatcttcctttcccaaCTACATTCTCTCTCAGTCCAGACGCACCTATATCACTATCCTCTCTGACGTTTGAGAGAGCATGTGTTCTGTTTAACATGGCGGCGCTTTATGCTTCCATGGCTGCggctgaaagaagagcagaggCGGAGGGGATTAAGCGGGCATTGGGTTATCTCACT GCAGCGGCAGGTGTTCTTGAATACCTCATCACCTCCGtccttcccacccttcGGTCTGAACTCTCATCGCCTCAAGCTGCAGGCTATGATATGACAGAATCATTCCTCGGTACTCTCAAGGAATTTGTGCTTGCTGAGGCTCAGGAGTGCTATTGGCAGCAGGCTGTTCTCC AGGGGACTTACAAGAATGGTCTCATTGGGAAGCTTTCAATGAAGGTATCAGATTATTACAAGGCGGCGTTGACTTCTATGAATGGGACGGATTACCCTTCGTCTTCCTACTTCCCTTCA AACTGGACGGCACACATCAATGTCAAACAAATGCATTTTGAGGCGGCTGCTCAATTTCGCTTAAGCCAAGAAGATCTTGAGAAGAGCCGGTACGGAGAAGAAATTGGGAGGTTAAAGGTGGCCGAAAGCttggcaaagaagggtttggaTGCTGCTCGGAAAGGCGTGGCCGACTCCGTCGTTTCGGATTTGAAG CAACTTCAAGCAGCGATCAAGTCTTCACTCGAACGTGCTGTCAGAGACAACGACCTTGTCTACGTCCAACCTATTCCCCCGGCTAACCAGCTCGCCCCGATCGTTGGCGTGGGGATGGTTAAGGTCAATATACTTGCCGAAGTGACGGAGCCAGTGGCTTGgctgatggatggaaaggcTGGAATGGAGCCCCTTTTCAGCGGTCTGGTACCGTATGGCGTGCATCTAGCCCTCA GTATTTACGACGATAGAAAGGATACTCTTGTGAGGGATTTGGATGGCAAGCGAGAGGAGCTTGATGGTCTCGCAGCCAG CACTTTACAATCCCTCAACCTTCCTGGCTCCATACAAGCCCTTGATCGACCGGTCGGactccctccttctctcctcaagAAATCTGAGGAGGTCATCTCTTCTGGCGGCATTGAACGAATCCGCtcccttcttgatgaaGTCAACCGCCTGGCACGTGCCAACGTACAGAGCCTAAACGAAGCTATGGACATTCTTGACCAAGAAGCTACTGAAAACGAGTCACTGATTGCCCGTCAACCTGAGCTTCAGCAAACTAGGCAGCCATCACACGTTGCTAATCAGCCTTTGGTTCAAATGGCAGAGCAGTACGAGGCGACGATCAAACAAGCAGGGGGAAGCGATGCAACTGTAAGAGCAAAATGGGAAGAGTGGGCGCGTTTGGTTGGGATCCTTGCTGCCGgagaaatggagatggaggattaTGTCCCAGGGACAACGTCTCCATCCGGATCGCTTCCTCCCTCAGTAAGGCCTTTGCGAGCAAGTTTGGAAGAGCTCGACGATCACATCGCGCATCGGGCTCGTCTTGTACGAGAAGCTCGACAGATAGCGGCTGCCGACGATATCCGTCCAGAGGTCCTGAAGGAGGCGACGAAGCTCGCCCATGGTGGAAGCGGAGATGTTAAACCTGAATGGTTTGAGGATCTGTTCGAAAAGGGCCTTGAGAAATATGTTggggtgaagagggagatgaatgaCGAAGTCGCGAAGCAGGATGAGCTGTTGGAGCAGATTCGC ACGCAAAATGAAGGTTTCCTTTCGGAACGCAAGGATGACCCTATCATCAAGGAGCGCGAGAGAAGACTGCAGGATATGGATCTTGCATACTGGAAatggagggagatggtggaTAACGCTGAGGAAGGGATCAAATTCTACAACAGTTTTGCAGAGATGCTTCATGGTTTCAAAGCCGCTTGCGGACAGTTCCTCAACACTAGACGAATTGATGTCGG ACAATTATCGGCACAATTCCAACAACAAGTGAACGTCAACGTCTCTGAGCCTCAGGAACAACCTGAAACGAGGTATCAATCACCCCCGCCTCAATCATTTCAGCCCTCCCCCTCACCGTCCCCTGCACATTTCCGACCTTCGGCTCcacctcccttctccccatcccctGTAATTTCACCAGCTCTTTCAATAACTACTCGCCGTGAAACCCCGCCCAAGaccctctctttccttcctcatccttcatcgtcgGCCTGGCAACCAGCGTCCGTTGatttcctccctcctcccccacctcctcccattcttcgTTCTGGTGGTGTTCAGTCTCAACCCAAGGTTGCACCGCCTGTGactccatccatcaccGCTATTCGAGAGCAAGTACAAGGGTCACCGAGAAGGATGACTAGAGCAGCAGCTGCGGCCgcggagagggatgaagcCACAGAGAGAAACAAGTATAGTTCGGGCGGACCGAGGCGAAAGGGAGGTGGTGTCGTATGA